The Corythoichthys intestinalis isolate RoL2023-P3 chromosome 1, ASM3026506v1, whole genome shotgun sequence genomic interval CTTACAGTGTGACAAAACATTTAGTTCCAAGTGGAATTTAAAGGTTCACCTTCGAAGTCATAAGGGAGAAAAACCCTTCACCTGTTCAGATTGCGGTAAAAGATTCGTCAGTAAGGGCAATTTGAACGCGCACACGAGAATACACAATGGCGAAAAGCCATTCTCCTGCTCTGTGTGTGGTCTCCGGGTGACTCAAAAGAGTGGTTTAACAACTCACATGAGAATACACACTGGGGAGAAACCTTTTGCTTGTTCAGAATGTGGTAAACGCTTCTCTATTAGGGGCCATTTAAGAAGACACACCAGAATACACacgggagaaaaaccttttgcctgcttgGTTTGTGGCAAAAAATTCTCAATAAAGGGACAtttgaaaacacacacaagtatccacactggtgaaaaaccttttgcctgttCCATGTGCACCTTCAGTTTCAGTGAACGATCCAAATTGGTCAAACACATGAGAACACACTCAGGAGAGAAACCTTTCGCCTGTTTGACTTGCGGCCGACGATTCTCCGCAAAGACCAGTTTGATACGTCACATGAGAACTCATGGCCAGGAAAACTCTGTCACCTGCTCGGTGTGCAATTTGACTTTCTGCAACCGTTTGGAAATGATCAAACACAAGAAATTGCACTCTGGAGAAAAACACTTTACCTGTTCGGTGTGCGGGAAAAGATTTAGTCAGAGAGTACACTTGACGTCACATGTGAGAGTACACACTGGTGAGAAACCCTTCAGTTGCGGCGTGTGTGATAAAAGTTTCTCGCGGAAAGATCAGGTGAAGAGACATAAGTGTGATTGTGAGAAGAGCAGCAATCAGTGAGATATAAtggaaaaggggggaaaaaaaagtcattctgAATGA includes:
- the LOC130913499 gene encoding gastrula zinc finger protein XlCGF8.2DB-like, encoding MCAKSVKEEYEEELCATRDEKELRDSTQAADEGEEYIHLASKGEEEEDDITHFPLTVIVKSEDDEADNLFAPLSESDDITSHSPATDDDESVPANDRHVKCLQCDKTFSSKWNLKVHLRSHKGEKPFTCSDCGKRFVSKGNLNAHTRIHNGEKPFSCSVCGLRVTQKSGLTTHMRIHTGEKPFACSECGKRFSIRGHLRRHTRIHTGEKPFACLVCGKKFSIKGHLKTHTSIHTGEKPFACSMCTFSFSERSKLVKHMRTHSGEKPFACLTCGRRFSAKTSLIRHMRTHGQENSVTCSVCNLTFCNRLEMIKHKKLHSGEKHFTCSVCGKRFSQRVHLTSHVRVHTGEKPFSCGVCDKSFSRKDQVKRHKCDCEKSSNQ